TCATTACCGGTCTCCGGGAGGAACTCGAGAAGAGGCGCTGCAACGTATTTATTGCCTGTGATAGAGAAAAGGCGCAGAAAGCTGTGGAAACCAGGAAACTGCAACTGGTTATTCTTGGTGCCATAACGCCTCGCGGGGATATTTTCAAATTTCACCGATGGCTCAAGAACAGGATGGCGAGCCGGGACCTGCCCCTGGTGGTGGTGGATCTTCCTCCCGAAGAACGGCTTGACGGTGGGGGTTGGAGAAGGGAAGAAGGATTGAGATTGGATGCCGATGATTATTTTTGCCGCCCCATACCCCTCCACGAGTTGGCGGTGGCTATCAAGGACCTGCTGGACAGGATTGCCGGGAAGATCCGGGTGCTCGTGGTGGACGATCATGCCATGTTCAGGGAAGGAATTTGCGCTTTCCTGAGTTTGCAAAAAGACATGCTCATC
The Bacillota bacterium genome window above contains:
- a CDS encoding response regulator, which encodes MKRNVLIVDQDQKFITGLREELEKRRCNVFIACDREKAQKAVETRKLQLVILGAITPRGDIFKFHRWLKNRMASRDLPLVVVDLPPEERLDGGGWRREEGLRLDADDYFCRPIPLHELAVAIKDLLDRIAGKIRVLVVDDHAMFREGICAFLSLQKDMLIVGEAVDGKDAIEKIDRLLPHVVLMDIVMPELNGIEAMKQISKRCKDIRVLILSQYEEEGYISATEQAGAFGFIPKKNVSSELLKAIRTAKRSRNRVRYYL